One genomic segment of Paenibacillus durus includes these proteins:
- a CDS encoding MFS transporter, translated as MENEERLWNRHFLTICFSSFFIFMTFYILMVTLPAFVLEDLHGSKQNIGLVTTLFVIAAVIIRPLTGRWLDEVNRKALMVGSLLLFAACSLLYLFIQGYAALLLLRCIHGFAFGVAATATSAIVLDVIPERRKGEGIGYFTLFMSLAMVIGPFIGLTVTDHAGFRMLFIIVSVFALLACIFGILTPVPSHKPQAQTLGNWNIERYFEFKALPVSLSGFVLAFAYSSLSTFISVYAKSIGLGNAASYFFIVFAALVLVSRPFTGRLFDRRGAHVLVYPGILLFMAGMLWLSWVSSAPAFLATAGLIGLGYGAILPSFQTLAIQAAPSHRQALATSTYYVLFDLGFGLGSYVLGFVAAHTAYNTMYFSAGMITALALILYYFLHHRAQKASREAAGTEDAHPSARTT; from the coding sequence TTGGAGAATGAGGAACGTTTATGGAACCGTCATTTTTTGACTATCTGCTTTAGCAGTTTTTTTATTTTCATGACCTTCTATATTCTAATGGTGACGCTGCCCGCGTTCGTTCTGGAAGATCTGCACGGGAGCAAGCAAAATATCGGATTGGTAACCACCCTATTCGTCATTGCCGCCGTTATCATCCGGCCGCTCACAGGCAGATGGCTCGACGAGGTTAACCGAAAAGCGCTGATGGTCGGCTCGCTGCTGCTGTTTGCCGCCTGCTCCTTGCTGTATCTGTTCATTCAAGGCTATGCCGCTCTGCTACTGCTGCGCTGTATTCACGGATTTGCTTTCGGCGTTGCCGCCACGGCTACCTCGGCCATCGTGCTTGACGTCATACCGGAGCGCCGAAAAGGCGAGGGGATCGGCTATTTCACTCTGTTCATGAGCCTTGCGATGGTTATTGGCCCGTTCATCGGCCTTACGGTCACCGATCACGCCGGCTTCCGGATGCTGTTCATCATCGTTAGCGTCTTCGCCCTGCTCGCCTGCATCTTCGGCATTCTGACACCCGTTCCTTCCCATAAGCCGCAAGCCCAGACGCTTGGCAACTGGAATATCGAGCGTTATTTCGAGTTCAAAGCCCTGCCGGTGTCCCTGTCCGGGTTTGTTCTGGCCTTCGCTTACAGTTCGCTGTCGACATTCATCTCCGTCTATGCCAAATCGATCGGACTCGGGAACGCCGCCAGTTACTTCTTCATCGTATTCGCGGCTCTTGTACTGGTCTCCCGGCCCTTTACCGGCCGGCTGTTCGACCGCAGAGGAGCTCATGTCCTCGTCTATCCGGGCATCCTGTTGTTCATGGCGGGCATGCTCTGGCTCAGCTGGGTGTCCTCCGCTCCGGCGTTTCTGGCCACGGCGGGCCTGATCGGACTCGGCTACGGCGCCATACTCCCAAGCTTTCAGACATTAGCCATCCAAGCGGCCCCTAGCCACCGCCAGGCGCTTGCCACCAGCACCTATTACGTTCTGTTCGATCTCGGGTTCGGCCTTGGCTCTTATGTTCTGGGCTTTGTCGCCGCTCATACGGCTTACAATACGATGTATTTCTCCGCCGGAATGATTACAGCCCTGGCGCTGATCCTTTACTACTTCCTCCATCACCGGGCGCAGAAGGCGAGCCGGGAAGCAGCAGGAACGGAAGATGCCCATCCAAGCGCCCGAACAACCTAA
- a CDS encoding MerR family transcriptional regulator: protein MKIGELAKLTGVSVRSLRYYESQGLISPVRLANGYREYSPLAAETVKTIKLYLNLGLTTEEIAGFLHCVLKNKEAFCAEVMPLYESKLEEIERQLHQLTQIKLNLEERMASIRREREGSGAETQAKAGEE from the coding sequence ATGAAAATAGGCGAGCTTGCCAAACTGACGGGCGTTAGCGTCCGGTCGCTTCGATATTACGAGTCACAAGGTTTGATTTCGCCGGTCCGTCTGGCCAACGGCTACCGCGAATATTCTCCGCTTGCTGCGGAGACAGTGAAGACGATCAAGCTGTACTTAAACTTAGGACTGACGACAGAGGAAATCGCGGGGTTTCTACACTGCGTGCTGAAGAACAAGGAGGCTTTCTGCGCGGAGGTGATGCCGCTGTATGAATCCAAGCTGGAGGAGATTGAACGTCAGCTGCATCAGCTGACTCAGATCAAGCTTAATTTGGAGGAAAGGATGGCTTCCATCCGCCGGGAGCGGGAAGGGTCTGGCGCTGAAACTCAAGCTAAAGCAGGAGAGGAATGA
- a CDS encoding thioredoxin family protein, with product MAIKHAETPEGLREEVAGGGLVLVDYGAAWCPPCRNLLPILDELDRDYGDAVSVVKVDCDELPELAAEAGVMSMPTVIVYKGGQPVEKLIGLSPKSVYTGVLSRHLS from the coding sequence ATGGCGATTAAACATGCGGAAACACCTGAGGGTCTGAGGGAAGAGGTAGCAGGGGGCGGTTTGGTGCTTGTCGATTACGGAGCAGCATGGTGCCCGCCTTGCAGGAATCTGCTGCCGATACTGGATGAACTGGACCGGGATTACGGAGACGCGGTATCCGTCGTGAAGGTTGACTGCGACGAGCTGCCTGAACTGGCTGCGGAAGCCGGCGTCATGAGCATGCCGACCGTAATCGTCTATAAGGGCGGACAGCCGGTGGAGAAGCTGATCGGCCTAAGCCCGAAATCGGTATATACGGGCGTTCTGAGCAGACATCTATCATAA
- a CDS encoding SDR family oxidoreductase, which produces MANNVIVITGASSGIGKETAKYFAEKGWTVAATMRTPDKETELTEIENVKIYPLDVTDFESIESAKNAIINDFGKVDVVLNNAGYGLMGAFEFASYEQIKHQYDVNVFGLFAVTKAFLPHFRENKKGLFINISSVAGKMAFPYMSMYHSTKWAVEGFTESLGFELGRLGIKAKLVEPGGVATDFSGRSLVITASETVEDYNEGFDTFQQAIRSMMIESEPIVIAKVIYEAATDGKDQVRYIAGEDAVQAIGARAQMGDEAYIQMVKERSFSK; this is translated from the coding sequence ATGGCGAACAATGTAATTGTAATAACGGGCGCATCGTCTGGTATCGGCAAGGAGACGGCTAAGTACTTTGCTGAAAAAGGATGGACAGTCGCGGCGACTATGCGTACTCCAGATAAGGAAACCGAACTGACTGAGATTGAAAACGTTAAAATCTATCCATTGGATGTTACGGATTTTGAGAGTATAGAGTCTGCAAAAAACGCAATTATCAATGATTTCGGGAAAGTCGATGTCGTGTTGAACAATGCAGGGTACGGATTGATGGGAGCTTTTGAGTTCGCCAGTTATGAGCAGATCAAACATCAATACGATGTCAATGTTTTTGGACTATTTGCAGTAACCAAGGCTTTCTTGCCTCATTTCAGAGAAAACAAAAAGGGTCTGTTTATCAACATTTCTTCGGTTGCCGGAAAGATGGCCTTTCCGTATATGAGTATGTACCATTCAACGAAATGGGCGGTTGAAGGCTTCACCGAGTCACTAGGATTTGAATTGGGCCGATTAGGGATCAAGGCCAAGCTCGTTGAACCGGGCGGGGTTGCCACCGATTTTAGCGGCCGTTCATTGGTTATCACTGCATCTGAAACTGTGGAAGATTATAATGAAGGTTTTGATACGTTCCAACAAGCCATCCGATCGATGATGATCGAAAGTGAACCCATTGTCATTGCTAAAGTTATTTATGAAGCGGCTACGGATGGTAAGGATCAAGTACGATATATAGCAGGAGAAGATGCAGTCCAGGCCATTGGCGCCAGAGCACAAATGGGTGATGAAGCATATATCCAAATGGTAAAGGAACGTTCATTCAGTAAATAA
- a CDS encoding TetR family transcriptional regulator, giving the protein MIWGVWMKRAMTESAKAEKAKLILDTAYELFKKSTFNDIKMMDIAKAANVSKGTLFNYYSTKEVLFMEMLYIEYGKHLNNLMNLISQYETMSHEEFKHFFLSWMESILDPDSVLIRLNAIKNTILEKNIDYETAIKDKVDMYASLEKIGEMLAERVEYLTAEVSIDLLMAQNAIIVGYVNMASVPDVIRKAIDENELEGFKVDFKKNALAAMEYYLDGLYVQKKGEV; this is encoded by the coding sequence ATGATTTGGGGTGTTTGGATGAAAAGGGCCATGACAGAAAGCGCTAAAGCAGAAAAAGCCAAGCTAATATTAGATACAGCATATGAACTGTTTAAGAAAAGCACATTTAACGATATCAAAATGATGGATATTGCCAAAGCGGCGAATGTTTCAAAAGGGACGTTGTTTAATTACTACAGCACTAAGGAAGTCCTTTTTATGGAAATGTTATATATCGAATACGGGAAGCATTTGAATAATCTGATGAATTTAATCTCTCAGTATGAAACGATGAGTCATGAGGAATTCAAACATTTCTTTTTAAGCTGGATGGAAAGCATTCTTGATCCGGATTCGGTTCTGATTCGATTGAACGCCATAAAGAATACCATTCTAGAAAAGAATATTGATTATGAAACAGCCATCAAAGATAAGGTAGATATGTACGCTTCGTTAGAAAAAATAGGGGAGATGCTGGCGGAAAGAGTTGAGTATTTAACCGCAGAAGTTTCAATTGATTTGCTGATGGCACAGAATGCAATTATCGTAGGGTATGTAAATATGGCCAGTGTTCCTGATGTCATCCGTAAGGCCATAGATGAGAATGAGCTTGAAGGATTCAAAGTGGATTTTAAGAAAAATGCTTTAGCTGCAATGGAGTATTATCTCGACGGATTATATGTTCAAAAGAAGGGGGAAGTATAA
- a CDS encoding CHAD domain-containing protein — MTTDMAVHSSETSGVQQWEQAMTKLYTSFIDYGTEALKEFDDEAVHQARVSSRKLLTLLSVLDPRHSSGLTANFKQAQKRLGKVRDADVLIQSFKERRKTAKLSGGKKTAKLLGAVIRHQKAQRKQQRAKLADALPALMNGELQGKWDEFIKERLPALVAEIDVNMSMRELETAFEQQKKRCKEMFKQEPPGSRKALDELHKLRISAKRIRYTANAAAFALDQKFHAHEAIYKEIQSELGDITDKRVWLDTMEDIGRKELDASRATWNAFMESLQAELEDALRRNTVVDVPATP, encoded by the coding sequence ATGACAACCGATATGGCAGTTCATAGTTCCGAGACAAGCGGAGTGCAGCAATGGGAACAGGCAATGACGAAGCTGTACACAAGCTTTATCGATTACGGAACAGAGGCATTAAAGGAGTTTGACGATGAGGCCGTTCATCAGGCGAGGGTAAGCAGCCGCAAGCTGCTGACGCTTCTGTCGGTTCTGGACCCCAGACATTCCTCCGGCCTAACCGCCAATTTCAAGCAGGCCCAGAAGCGGCTGGGGAAGGTAAGGGACGCCGATGTGCTCATTCAGTCCTTCAAGGAAAGACGCAAAACGGCCAAGCTGAGCGGCGGCAAGAAGACCGCCAAGCTGCTGGGAGCAGTAATCCGGCATCAGAAAGCGCAGCGCAAACAGCAGCGCGCGAAGCTGGCGGATGCGCTGCCTGCGCTGATGAATGGCGAACTGCAGGGTAAATGGGATGAATTTATTAAGGAACGGCTGCCGGCTCTTGTTGCCGAAATCGACGTCAATATGTCGATGCGCGAGCTTGAGACCGCTTTCGAGCAGCAGAAAAAGCGGTGCAAGGAGATGTTCAAGCAAGAGCCCCCCGGTTCCCGAAAAGCTCTGGATGAACTGCATAAGCTGCGGATATCGGCCAAGCGTATCCGTTATACCGCAAACGCGGCAGCCTTCGCGCTGGACCAGAAGTTTCACGCGCATGAAGCGATATACAAAGAGATTCAGTCGGAGCTTGGGGACATCACCGATAAGCGGGTATGGCTGGATACCATGGAAGACATCGGACGCAAGGAGCTGGACGCGAGCCGCGCAACGTGGAACGCCTTTATGGAAAGTCTTCAAGCCGAGCTGGAGGATGCGCTTCGCCGGAACACGGTTGTAGACGTGCCGGCTACCCCATAG
- a CDS encoding copper amine oxidase N-terminal domain-containing protein: MFKKITAVCVCLGLAVSITGTDGTPSAQAASPARMTSVTVNGVKLTLESQAYVKQGRVMAPLRDMAKGLGAQLYWDAASRTATIKRASHQAEIKAGSSRALRDGGTVILDVPAEIRSGRVYVPLRFVVESVDATISWNVKTGTAHIILPLDPASAEKVIAERAAAAVQALKAKDWAALSSMVHSSRGVRFSPYGYVDTAKDIVLSSGEIAAIGADGTVRTWGAYDGTGDPIKLTFAQYYDKFIYSADFAEAPEMGYNQTIGTGNSLNNARGVYPDAIVVEYHYDGFDPQYAGMDWQSLRLVFVKEGGQWMLVGIIHDQWTI, translated from the coding sequence ATGTTCAAAAAAATAACAGCCGTCTGTGTCTGCCTTGGATTAGCCGTATCGATTACAGGTACCGACGGAACGCCTTCCGCGCAGGCAGCTTCCCCGGCCAGGATGACCTCCGTGACGGTTAATGGTGTAAAGCTTACGCTTGAATCTCAGGCTTACGTAAAGCAAGGAAGAGTCATGGCTCCGCTCCGGGACATGGCGAAAGGGCTGGGTGCGCAGCTGTATTGGGATGCGGCTTCCCGCACGGCGACCATCAAGAGAGCTTCGCATCAAGCGGAGATTAAGGCGGGCAGCAGCCGGGCGCTAAGGGACGGAGGGACCGTCATTCTGGATGTTCCTGCCGAAATCCGCAGCGGCCGTGTGTATGTTCCCCTGCGTTTTGTAGTGGAAAGCGTGGACGCGACCATATCCTGGAACGTGAAGACAGGCACGGCTCATATTATACTGCCGCTTGACCCGGCCAGCGCGGAGAAGGTCATTGCGGAGCGGGCCGCTGCTGCGGTACAGGCGCTGAAGGCGAAGGATTGGGCCGCTCTTTCTTCCATGGTTCACTCCTCCCGGGGCGTCCGCTTCTCGCCGTATGGCTATGTGGACACCGCAAAAGACATCGTACTGAGCAGCGGCGAAATCGCGGCGATTGGCGCGGACGGGACCGTCCGAACCTGGGGCGCCTACGATGGAACGGGTGACCCGATCAAGCTGACGTTTGCGCAGTATTACGATAAATTCATATACAGCGCCGATTTTGCGGAAGCACCGGAAATGGGCTACAATCAGACCATCGGCACCGGCAATTCGCTGAATAATGCGCGGGGTGTGTACCCGGATGCCATTGTGGTTGAATACCATTACGACGGGTTCGATCCGCAGTATGCCGGCATGGACTGGCAGAGCCTGCGGCTTGTGTTCGTTAAGGAAGGCGGGCAGTGGATGCTTGTAGGCATCATACATGATCAATGGACCATATGA
- a CDS encoding lipoate--protein ligase family protein, with the protein MSESNITSGMNGLKSGPAGTLPGRMALFEHLAGGAAEGEGGGDMLIPFAFEETLCRDVGAGLVPPSLHLWSHPGGVALGLRDSRLPCAGQAMQSLEARGIRTAVRHSGGAAVPLDAGVVNVSLILPKSRGTLDFHRDFRLLAALIAEAAGVSHPAAAAQIVAAEVAGSYCPGDYDLSIGGRKFCGIAQRRQSQAYFVHAFVVVSGSGRERGELVRRFYEEAVCGGAGLDYPKVRPETIGGLGELGGPDSAAVFADGVRQAVAARGTELVRASELEAETGYRLGYGDPRVLEAAKMLRERYAQ; encoded by the coding sequence ATGAGCGAAAGCAATATAACAAGCGGAATGAACGGGCTGAAATCCGGTCCGGCCGGAACGCTGCCGGGGCGCATGGCGCTCTTTGAGCATTTGGCCGGGGGCGCGGCGGAAGGAGAAGGGGGCGGCGATATGCTGATCCCCTTCGCCTTTGAAGAGACGCTGTGCCGGGATGTCGGCGCGGGGCTTGTGCCGCCGTCGCTGCACTTGTGGAGCCACCCCGGCGGAGTGGCTCTCGGGCTCAGGGACAGCCGCCTGCCGTGCGCCGGGCAGGCGATGCAGAGCCTGGAAGCGCGCGGCATACGCACGGCGGTCAGACATTCCGGCGGCGCGGCGGTTCCCCTGGATGCGGGAGTCGTCAACGTCTCCCTAATCCTGCCCAAGAGCCGGGGAACACTCGATTTCCACCGGGATTTCCGTCTCCTTGCCGCCTTGATTGCGGAGGCGGCGGGCGTCTCCCACCCGGCTGCCGCTGCGCAGATCGTTGCGGCAGAGGTTGCCGGATCTTACTGCCCCGGCGATTACGACCTGTCCATCGGGGGCAGGAAGTTTTGCGGAATCGCCCAGCGGCGGCAGAGCCAGGCCTACTTTGTGCATGCTTTCGTCGTGGTGAGCGGCTCCGGACGGGAGCGCGGCGAGTTGGTGCGCCGCTTCTACGAGGAGGCGGTCTGCGGCGGGGCGGGCCTGGACTATCCGAAGGTGCGGCCGGAGACGATCGGCGGACTCGGTGAGCTGGGCGGCCCGGATTCGGCGGCCGTGTTCGCGGACGGAGTCCGGCAGGCGGTGGCAGCCCGGGGCACGGAGCTGGTGAGGGCTTCCGAGTTGGAGGCGGAGACCGGCTACCGCCTTGGATACGGCGATCCAAGGGTGCTGGAAGCGGCGAAGATGCTGCGCGAGCGGTATGCCCAGTGA
- a CDS encoding SDR family NAD(P)-dependent oxidoreductase yields the protein MEKAIVIGATGGTGAAITEELVKRGIRTIAFGRSRQKLEHFAGKLGNPAHLTLAVGDAMRPDDIVAQAGGADVLFHCANVPYNEMVNKLIPLGESVMEAAERLAIKVVAIDGIYPYGRKQMDLVTEEHPKQPHTKKGKVRLDYERMLFSKRWSKAKVMIVRLPDYYGPTANEASYLGSTLEAIAAGKMAFFVGNMHVPREFVYLPDAAAMVAELAGKDFAYGQNWNIPGAGIISGREIVRIAQAASGQVKPVIPLKKLGLSMLGMSVPVMKEVIEMLYLTEDPLTLSGDKYKRLIGPITATPFQEGITSTVLALKSKASFAQ from the coding sequence ATGGAAAAAGCGATTGTAATTGGAGCAACGGGCGGAACGGGAGCAGCGATCACGGAAGAACTGGTCAAACGGGGGATACGTACCATTGCTTTTGGGCGTTCGCGTCAGAAATTGGAGCACTTTGCAGGAAAGCTTGGAAATCCCGCACATTTGACGCTTGCCGTAGGGGACGCAATGCGCCCTGATGATATTGTAGCTCAAGCAGGCGGCGCGGACGTATTGTTCCATTGCGCGAACGTACCCTATAACGAGATGGTGAACAAGCTGATACCGCTAGGCGAATCGGTGATGGAGGCGGCAGAACGGCTTGCGATTAAAGTTGTAGCGATTGACGGGATCTATCCTTATGGGAGAAAACAGATGGATCTTGTCACAGAAGAGCATCCCAAGCAGCCTCATACGAAAAAAGGAAAAGTCCGCCTGGACTATGAACGGATGCTGTTCAGCAAGCGGTGGAGCAAGGCCAAAGTTATGATTGTTCGCTTGCCCGATTATTATGGACCTACGGCTAATGAAGCCTCGTATTTAGGTTCAACCCTTGAAGCGATCGCTGCTGGGAAAATGGCTTTTTTCGTCGGCAACATGCATGTTCCCCGCGAATTCGTCTATTTGCCGGATGCGGCTGCCATGGTTGCCGAGCTGGCAGGCAAAGACTTCGCTTATGGACAGAACTGGAATATACCGGGGGCTGGAATCATATCGGGACGGGAGATCGTACGGATTGCGCAAGCGGCAAGTGGCCAAGTTAAACCGGTCATTCCACTGAAAAAATTAGGTTTATCGATGCTGGGTATGAGCGTGCCCGTCATGAAAGAAGTCATTGAGATGCTTTATTTAACCGAAGATCCGCTGACACTAAGCGGAGACAAATACAAACGGCTAATCGGACCGATCACCGCGACGCCATTCCAGGAAGGTATTACTTCGACTGTTTTGGCATTGAAGAGCAAGGCATCTTTTGCACAATAG
- a CDS encoding SRPBCC family protein encodes MLKKLFKSKAFTMSFLLLIFILIGGVIYGARHSDDSQRTHVDVDRNAQVIVDLSIEIEASQQTVWRIQTGIDQWPTWQKNVSQARLSGPLAVGSTFQWETHGLPIVSTIREVDPMRRIVWGGPAQGIEGVHVWTITPTSKGVVVHTTESWDGPPVAADPDGMRAALTSSLNAWLADLKATAEAAN; translated from the coding sequence ATGTTGAAAAAATTGTTTAAGTCAAAAGCATTCACGATGAGCTTTCTTTTACTGATATTCATTCTGATTGGCGGGGTGATTTATGGTGCGAGGCACTCCGATGATTCCCAACGGACCCACGTCGATGTTGACCGAAACGCCCAGGTCATAGTCGACCTTTCCATCGAAATCGAAGCTTCGCAGCAGACCGTATGGCGGATACAGACTGGTATTGACCAGTGGCCAACTTGGCAGAAAAACGTCTCCCAGGCCCGGTTATCCGGTCCACTCGCGGTGGGAAGCACCTTTCAGTGGGAGACCCACGGGCTACCCATCGTCTCCACCATTCGCGAGGTCGACCCTATGCGGCGTATCGTTTGGGGGGGGCCAGCACAAGGCATCGAGGGCGTCCACGTGTGGACTATCACTCCCACCTCCAAAGGAGTCGTCGTGCATACCACTGAGTCCTGGGACGGTCCGCCAGTGGCGGCTGACCCCGACGGCATGCGCGCGGCACTAACGTCCTCGCTCAATGCCTGGCTTGCCGATCTCAAGGCAACTGCTGAGGCGGCCAACTGA
- a CDS encoding DUF4179 domain-containing protein, which produces MIQEIHTFKKEIDSIPVPYDKLDAIIMKTVQETGVGKRTKILRKMGYTAGAAAVACGLLIGSAALSPAMASIVSKIPVIGSVFIQIGDSGLKNVSEHGLTSAIGMTKISGGDSLTINEVFYDGTRLSIGYSLETEKPMGEAFTMLRTDFAVNGTAAAFSGSDKQTEVTPTYRTGILEINSSVDLTDQFELGLALSTEDRQKKWDFAIPVSKQAGTKLIAIGHKQQSGGVDLTVSDLVIGPAGMRLTFSAVSEDQDSVDYLSVRAVDEAGHELGSQSGGTRSQFRDGKYYSTGTQLFNPLPAGTKTLTFTPHVSLPSMGGGVAIDQDGTETPVEFTPHQASGKTKFDSFTVTLP; this is translated from the coding sequence ATGATTCAAGAAATTCATACCTTTAAAAAAGAAATCGACAGCATTCCCGTGCCCTATGACAAGCTGGACGCTATTATTATGAAGACGGTTCAGGAAACCGGTGTAGGCAAGAGGACGAAGATACTTAGAAAAATGGGGTATACGGCGGGGGCGGCGGCCGTTGCTTGCGGTCTGCTGATCGGTTCGGCGGCTTTGTCTCCGGCAATGGCAAGCATTGTGTCCAAAATTCCGGTCATTGGGTCAGTATTCATCCAGATCGGGGACAGCGGTTTGAAGAACGTCAGCGAACACGGATTAACTTCAGCGATAGGCATGACCAAGATTTCCGGGGGCGACTCGCTTACGATCAACGAGGTGTTCTACGACGGGACACGTTTAAGTATCGGATACTCGCTGGAAACGGAGAAGCCGATGGGAGAGGCCTTTACCATGTTAAGAACAGATTTTGCTGTCAACGGAACCGCAGCGGCGTTCTCAGGAAGCGATAAACAAACGGAAGTCACCCCGACCTATCGTACGGGCATTTTGGAAATTAACTCTTCGGTGGATTTGACGGATCAGTTCGAGCTTGGACTGGCCCTTAGCACCGAGGACAGACAAAAGAAATGGGACTTCGCCATACCTGTGAGCAAGCAGGCTGGTACCAAGCTCATCGCGATCGGCCATAAGCAGCAATCCGGCGGAGTTGACCTGACGGTATCCGACCTGGTTATTGGACCGGCGGGAATGCGGCTTACCTTTAGCGCCGTATCCGAAGACCAAGACTCCGTCGACTATCTATCAGTCAGAGCGGTGGATGAAGCGGGACATGAACTGGGTTCCCAATCGGGTGGAACCAGAAGTCAATTCCGGGATGGTAAATATTATTCCACCGGCACCCAGCTGTTTAATCCGCTTCCAGCCGGCACAAAAACCTTAACATTCACTCCTCATGTATCTTTGCCTAGCATGGGCGGCGGGGTTGCGATTGACCAAGACGGCACAGAGACACCGGTCGAATTCACTCCTCATCAAGCATCAGGAAAAACCAAATTTGACAGTTTCACAGTGACCCTGCCTTAA
- a CDS encoding sigma-70 family RNA polymerase sigma factor, with amino-acid sequence MSSTTDLVPRAMRGDPDAFQSLIHAEKEKLYRMAYVYMKNETDALEVFQETVYKAFKSISLLQDSRYFSTWLTRILINTAIAHLKKNRKVTAMSPEVLEHIGDSYQFQLEDQLDLLQAMETLEEKYRTVLLLRYYKDYSVKQISEILDYPEGTVKTNIHRGLAILRKKLKGAACDDSRNSYL; translated from the coding sequence GTGAGTTCAACAACAGATTTGGTCCCTCGCGCCATGCGCGGCGATCCGGACGCTTTTCAATCGCTCATTCATGCAGAGAAAGAGAAGCTCTACAGGATGGCCTATGTGTACATGAAAAATGAGACGGATGCGCTGGAGGTTTTTCAGGAGACCGTGTATAAGGCGTTCAAATCGATATCCTTGCTGCAGGACAGCCGTTATTTTTCCACCTGGCTCACACGGATTCTAATTAATACGGCTATCGCCCACTTAAAAAAGAACCGCAAAGTTACCGCAATGAGTCCGGAGGTGCTTGAACATATCGGGGATTCTTATCAGTTTCAGCTGGAGGATCAGCTCGATCTTCTTCAGGCCATGGAGACGCTAGAGGAGAAGTATAGGACGGTGCTGCTGCTTCGCTACTACAAGGATTATTCGGTTAAGCAGATTTCCGAAATTCTCGACTACCCGGAAGGAACGGTCAAGACGAACATTCACCGGGGCCTAGCGATTCTGCGAAAAAAGCTGAAAGGAGCCGCTTGCGATGATTCAAGAAATTCATACCTTTAA
- a CDS encoding nitroreductase family protein, whose amino-acid sequence MMNKTLNNDFTEVLTGRRSIRKYDPSVKISKEEMTQILTEATFAPSTVNMQPWRFLVIDSPEGKAALAPLARYNKQQVETSSAVIAVFGDMNSFDYAEEIYSTAVERGWMPAEVKEKQLAGINNHIAVLPPEVKREILLIDTGLVSMQLMLVARAHGYDTNPIGGYDKDKVAEAFGWDKERYVPVMLLSIGKAAEEGFSSVRLPIDKIAEWK is encoded by the coding sequence CTGATGAACAAGACCCTGAACAATGATTTTACCGAGGTCCTTACCGGCCGGCGCTCCATTCGCAAATATGACCCTTCTGTAAAAATCAGCAAAGAGGAAATGACGCAAATTCTTACGGAAGCGACGTTTGCGCCTTCTACGGTCAACATGCAGCCTTGGCGTTTCCTTGTGATTGACAGCCCGGAAGGAAAGGCGGCTCTGGCGCCGCTGGCCCGCTACAACAAGCAGCAGGTGGAGACTTCTTCGGCGGTGATTGCGGTATTCGGGGACATGAACAGCTTCGACTATGCCGAGGAAATTTACAGCACCGCCGTTGAGCGCGGATGGATGCCGGCTGAAGTGAAGGAAAAACAACTGGCGGGTATAAATAACCATATTGCCGTTCTGCCGCCGGAGGTTAAACGGGAAATCCTGCTGATTGACACGGGACTGGTCTCGATGCAGCTTATGCTGGTGGCCCGGGCCCACGGTTACGACACGAATCCGATTGGCGGTTATGACAAGGACAAGGTCGCGGAAGCCTTCGGCTGGGACAAGGAGCGGTACGTGCCCGTCATGCTGCTCTCGATCGGCAAAGCTGCGGAGGAAGGCTTCTCTTCGGTCCGTCTGCCTATTGATAAAATCGCTGAATGGAAATAA
- a CDS encoding putative quinol monooxygenase: MIIIHATFYVNPEKRDAFLTEIKPLLAGSKAEEGNVYYDLYEHTEKKNVFIMVEAWRDSAAVDTHNATPHFTGFVGKAEEFLAAPLDIKVYNAEQA, from the coding sequence ATGATTATTATCCATGCTACGTTTTATGTGAATCCGGAAAAAAGAGATGCCTTTCTGACCGAAATCAAGCCGCTGCTCGCGGGAAGCAAGGCGGAAGAGGGCAACGTGTACTACGATCTATACGAACATACGGAGAAAAAGAATGTGTTCATTATGGTCGAAGCCTGGCGCGATTCCGCAGCCGTCGATACCCATAACGCTACTCCTCACTTTACCGGTTTCGTAGGCAAAGCGGAAGAATTCCTTGCCGCTCCACTGGATATCAAGGTGTATAACGCGGAACAGGCATAA